Proteins encoded in a region of the Zea mays cultivar B73 chromosome 4, Zm-B73-REFERENCE-NAM-5.0, whole genome shotgun sequence genome:
- the LOC103653819 gene encoding putative protein phosphatase 2C 24: MPLPPLIRTSASYIGLSLHLHLHFQPSRNTGKMEKHMAETMIEFDRRIPDALRAAFGIYRASRRTTGQQDDAANLAAVLLAPLDDDGASDPITSDCDKNPMAMDCASDPIAMGCDLAMELGSCYIKKHDEDDHFGHAEACVIGVADGVGGYRSQGVDASAFSRGLMNNAYAEVAKAPVPGTRFCPRALLERAHQMTAAAHTPGASTAAIVSLVGSTLKWAFVGDSGFAVLRGGRILRRSPTQQHYFNCPYQLSSRQDRTRVADALVGEVAAKEGDIVILGTDGLFDNVFDDEIEGIVRMGTTLGFAPLNMAEVLAGFACEAAGCDYRDSPYSYLGRRQLGKSLMTGGKPDDITVVVAYIVPPKI, from the coding sequence ATGCCCCTGCCGCCTTTGATTCGTACGTCTGCCTCATATATAGGGTTGTCCCTGCACCTGCACCTGCACTTCCAGCCTTCCAGGAACACAGGAAAGATGGAGAAGCATATGGCGGAAACCATGATCGAATTCGACAGGCGGATCCCCGACGCCCTCCGCGCCGCCTTCGGCATATACCGCGCATCGCGGCGGACCACCGGCCAACAGGACGACGCAGCTAACCTCGCCGCGgtgctgctcgcgccgctcgacgACGACGGCGCCAGCGACCCCATAACCAGTGACTGCGACAAGAATCCCATGGCCATGGACTGCGCCAGCGATCCCATAGCCATGGGCTGCGACCTGGCGATGGAGTTGGGGTCATGCTACATAAAGAAGCACGACGAGGACGATCACTTCGGGCACGCCGAGGCCTGCGTTATTGGCGTGGCGGACGGCGTCGGCGGGTATCGTAGCCAGGGCGTCGACGCGTCGGCGTTCTCTCGCGGGCTCATGAACAACGCCTACGCGGAGGTGGCGAAGGCCCCCGTGCCTGGCACGCGCTTCTGCCCCCgcgcgctgctggagcgggcgcacCAGATGACGGCCGCGGCGCATACGCCTGGCGCGTCCACGGCGGCAATCGTCTCCCTCGTCGGCAGCACCCTCAAGTGGGCCTTCGTCGGCGACAGCGGATTTGCGGTGCTCCGCGGCGGCAGGATCCTGCGCCGCTCGCCAACGCAGCAGCACTACTTCAACTGCCCCTACCAGCTCAGCTCTAGGCAAGACAGAACCAGGGTCGCCGACGCGTTGGTCGGCGAGGTAGCGGCGAAGGAAGGCGACATTGTGATTCTGGGCACGGACGGGTTGTTCGACAACGTGTTTGACGACGAGATCGAGGGCATCGTGCGGATGGGCACGACGCTGGGGTTCGCGCCACTGAACATGGCGGAGGTCCTAGCGGGCTTCGCTTGCGAGGCTGCGGGCTGCGACTACAGAGACTCGCCGTACAGCTACTTGGGCCGGAGACAGCTAGGGAAGAGTCTCATGACGGGAGGGAAGCCGGATGACATCACTGTAGTCGTCGCCTACATTGTACCTCCTAAAATATAG